Below is a genomic region from Silurus meridionalis isolate SWU-2019-XX chromosome 10, ASM1480568v1, whole genome shotgun sequence.
atttaaagcgATGGAGCGGAAGCACAGAGCTCTTCTCCAGGCTCACAGGCTGCTCCTATGCGATCAGCTCGTAGTGGATGATACGATAGTTCACTACTTATACCAGGAGAACATTTTAACTGAGAATCAGGTGGAAGAGATTCAGTCTCAGAAATCCAACAGAAATAAGACGCTGTTGCTGCTGCGTTTCCTTCCAACCCGCGGCCCCAATGCTTTCAACGCGTTTGTCCAATCCCTCGAGCAGGACTTTCCCTGGATTCAACAGAAACTGCTGCTTTCAGCTCAGGCTGATGACGAGGAtgatggaggaagaggagcagcgCTGTCCGACACTACCGGTGAGTTTCACACCAACCAGCCAGCAGCAGCTTTAGGACTGAACCCTGTCAGGAAACATCCTACTGACACTAATGTCATAAATCAGTTCTCAGTCTTCCTGACAAGTCTGTGCAGTTCGAAGTGGAGGTGAT
It encodes:
- the cradd gene encoding death domain-containing protein CRADD; translated protein: MERKHRALLQAHRLLLCDQLVVDDTIVHYLYQENILTENQVEEIQSQKSNRNKTLLLLRFLPTRGPNAFNAFVQSLEQDFPWIQQKLLLSAQADDEDDGGRGAALSDTTAQFDVPKHILQTVPSDQQLNKLAAQLGLEWEMVLLDLGLTSAEISRCRADHLHSSHSQVLAALVMWKQTRGRKATVQSLLQSLQILDIHPSFFNQVFACAS